A region of the Pseudomonas asiatica genome:
GCAAGCGGGAAAGAGGCGATTTCCTCCCGGCGCAGTCCCGTCTGAAGGCCGAGCCGAATCATCATGCGGTGATGCGGATTTTCCTGCGTCGCCAGCAATGCCTTGATCTCATCCATGCTTAGAAACTTCGGAAGCGCCCGATGCTTGCGCGGCATGACGTCGTTCACCATTGCTTTGGCGCCGCCGGCATCAACGTGGGCAAGGAAGCCGAGGACGCGTTTGACCGTTCGTTCCTCATAGCCAAACGGCAGTCTGCTCACCCATCCCTGCTGCTGTGCATACTCGTAGAACTTGCACACATAGTGCAGCCGTTGACGTGTTGTTGATGAAGCCAACTTGCAATCCACCAGGGAGTAGTCCCGGTAGGCCCCTACGACACTCTTGGCCTCGCCACGTTCCACGTCGCGCCAGTCAAGTTCATGCACTTGGAGGAAACTAAAAAAGTCATACAGCGCACGCCCTGTGCTTGGCCATGACTTTCGTGACCCAATAGCGCCACGCAACAGGTAGTGGCGAAAGAATTCATTGGCCGGGACGCAACTGTCCATCGTGTCCCAAAGCAGGATCGGAAAGCCTGGATAAGGACGACCGGCAATCACCAAGTCCTCGGTAGCCCACACAAGCTCCATCAACCTCCCTCCGTCTCTGACCTATCCCCATTTCCTTCTAAAGCTGTTTTTAGATCTTTCTTAAATCATTGTTTATAAGCCTATTTCATTCCTAACCTTTAGCAAGCCCCGGAACAACTCGTTCTATGCGAGCTGTGAGCGTGTGTTCCGGCCGGATCTGGCCAAGACCCCCATCGTGGTCCTGAGCAACAACGACGGCTGCGTGATCGCCAGGTCGTACGACGCGAAGCCGTTCGTCAAAATGGGTGAGCCTTACTTTCAATGCAAGGACACGCTGCAGCGGCACGGCATTGTGGCCTTTTCATCAAACTATGCGCTCTACGGCGACATGAGCGAGCGCGTAATGTCGCTGATTGAATCAATGGTTCCGGCGGCGGAGGTGTATTCGATCGATGAGTGCTTTGCCGATCTGACTGGGGTTCAGGGCAGTCTCACCGAGTTCGGCCGCCAGGTGCGGGCCAAGGTGCTCAAGTGCACCGGCATCCCAGTAGGGGTAGGTATTGCCCCTACCAAGACACTCGCAAAACTGGCCAACCATACCGCGAAGCGCCTGCAGGCGCAGACCGGAGGCGTGGTTGATATTTGCGACCCGTTCAAGCGGGACTGGGTGTTGCGCAACACCGAAGTCAAGGAAGTCTGGGGGATCGGCAGGCGGATGACGGTGCACCTTGAGGCGATGGGCATTCGCACCGCGATGGACTTGACCAAGACGGACCCGTGGACGCTGCGCCAAAAGTTCAGCGTTGTCGTTGAGAAGACAGCCCGGGAGCTTGCCGGCACACCGTGCCTTGACCTCGAGGAGACTGCCCCGCCCAAGCAAGAGATTTGCTGCAGCCGTATGTTTGGCAAGCGCCTGACTGAATTGGCGACGATCAAGCAGGCGGTGGCCAGCTATGCCGGCCGAGCGGCCGAGAAACTCCGGGCGCAGGGATCTGTGTGCAAGCGTATGCGAGTAAGCATCCGCACGGGCATGTTCAACCCGGACGAAGCCAAGTACGCCAAGGGCGTGCTGGTGGAGCTGCCGTATCCCACCAACGATACGTTGCTGCTCACCAGGGCGGCCACCGAGGCGGTGGAGCAGGTCTACCGGCCAAGGTATCGATTCAGCAAAGCCGAGGTGCTGTTGATGGATCTACGGCAGCCGGGCGAGTTCACCGATGACATGTTCGCGGTCACGCAGCCGGTGGCATGCGACCGACTGATGTCGGTGCTGGACGAGATAAATGGGAAGTACGGCCGGGGAACGATGCGTTCGGCCAGCGTCCCCCGTACCCCCGATTGGGGGATGCGTCGAGAGATGATGAGTCGTTCCTACACGACTCGGATCGATCAGCTATGGCGGGTACGCTGAATCCATATGAGCTTCTACTGGAATGAAGTGGGAACTCTCTTCATAGGGGCTTGTTCTGATCTGGCCTCTGCGTCAATCTCTCCTTATCTCAACCGCTAATTGGGTTGATCGATCTGAAGTCAGAACTCAGGAGAACCTATGCTTTTTAAAAGTACGCTGCCCTACAAAGGCTTTTTCTTAGAGAATCCTGTAGAGATTGATAGTCCTGTCGCGGTGCTCACAGGAAAGAACGGCGCAGGAAAAACCCGATTTCTAGAGGCAGCTCGGAGTGCTATGCAGGTAACTGATGGTGGACGGTTTATTCCTTCTGCGAACATAGCTTATGTGCCCTCTACAACGATGCAAGGCCGCATCAGCAACGGCTATGCACGCGACGAACACCATACTCGGCTGGCCATGGTGGTTGGCTGGTTTAATAGCCAAAAGGAGGTTTTCGCGTCCCCTTATCGGGATGAGCCGCATTATAATCAAATGAATCCTGGGGCCCCCTATAATTTTGAGCAAATGTATAAATGCTTTGCATCCATTGCGCGAAAGCTAGGGAAAAGCGTTGGGGAGCTTACTGAGGAAGAAATTAAGTTTAATTTTGAGGGCGGGTTTCAGATTTTCGATGGCCTGGATATTGGGAATGTCTGTAATGATTACATAAGGCGAAAGAGAACCAACTTGTTTGAGAAGTGGCGCGGAGAAAATTACGGCGGAAAGAGTATTTATTTGGAATTGCCAGAATTTGTTAGGTCTTTTGGTGAGCCGCCGTGGTTGTTGTTTAATGATGTGCTAAATGAGATATTTGACGGCAAGATCGGCATTGATCCGCCAAATGATGAGATGGGTGATGATGTTTTTAATCCGGTCTTGAAAGATGTATCTACCGGGCAGGAAATACCATTAGATGGACTGTCGTCGGGAGAGAAAAGTCTTTTATGGCTTGCGACGGTAATGTTTAAGTTGAAATATAGGTCGGAATTGACTTCTGGGGTTCCTGAGTTGATTTTGCTGGATGAGCCGGACGCATTTCTGCATCCAAAAATGGTTGTAAAGTTTTATTCCGTAATTCAGCGAGTCGCAGAGTCTTTTCATTGTAAAATAATTTTTACTACGCACTCTCCGACAACTGTGGCATTGGCGCCTGATGAATGTGTATATCGGGTTTCCTCAAAGGCAATTGTTCTGACGGAAAAAGATGAAGCTCTAGCTGACTTGCTCGATGGCGTAACCCAGATTTCGCTGAACTCTCGTAACAGACGTGAGGTGTTCGTCGAGAGTAAAGGAGATATGGATGCGTATAGATACATATATGACAAAATAAAGTCTCGTTTTCCGAGTGTTGATTCGAAAATATCGCTGTCATTCCTCGTGGCAGGCCCCAAAATGCCACCTAGCCAAGTGGAAGTGAAAGTAGGACAGTATCTGCGGGGGATCGAGAAAGAGGAGTTGCGACGATTCACGGAAGAGCTAAATGGCGTCGGTGATTGCGGTCAAGTTATAGCGATGGTTGAATCACTTTCTTTTGCTGGAAATTCTACAGTGAGGGGCATAGTAGATTGGGATCTTAAAAACAAACCAGTCCGGAATGTGGTGGTGGCTGGTTGTGGGCTTTACTATACGATAGAAAATATAATGCTTAACCCGCTCTATGTGTTGCGTTTGCTTTACGGGCACTCACCGCATAAGTATGACTTGGCTAAATATTGTGGCGTACAGGTTAGTGTTCGCGAGTGGATGGAGCGCGTAGAGCTTCTTCAGGCCTCAATTGATAATTTTATACTTGAGTTTAGAGGTTCGCCAAATGCACAGGATGTAAGCATTGAACTTCTCGGTGGTTATGTTTTGAAACTGGATTTGGAATATCTTACATGTAATGGCCATGAGTTAATGGCGCGGGTGATCGCTCGTTATCAAGAGCTAAAATCTTTAAATGGCAGGGAGGGGGGAGTTCTTTTTGCTTTGGTGAAGTCGATGGTTGACGATTTCGGGTGGGAGTTTGTTCCTGCTTGCTTTGATAAAATTTTTAGTTCCTTGCAGAAGTAGATTGTTGCAAGCTGTTGACTTTGCTGGCCTATGGAGCTTATTGGAATATTGGGGCGGGTTTGAAACGCTAATCCTGGTCGAAGCTGTCGTATGGTCGGGTCAGCCCTCCCGGGGGGAATGACGTACCTTAGGGGGGCAAAGAATGGGACAGAACGAGGACAATTTGAGACATAGTGCATGCAGTGATTGCGGCTTTCTCGTCCATGTCGGTCTCATGGGCCGGTTGTAAGGGCTCAGGCGAGGATAGTCGGTTCTCGGAGCTACAGCGCCTTGTCGAGCGTGTCGGATCACTTTTTTCAGGCGAGTTGAGCTTACGTTACCTCGAATGGTAAAAAATGGTACTACGCCTGTTCGCTAGCCCGAAAAACGGGCGGCTAGGAATAAACTATGCCCAATCCATCCCAGGAGCAACCACCAACCGAGTTCCTTGGAGGAGACGATTGCTCCAGGTTCTTAGCCGAGCGCGATTCGCTGTCCGCTGGCGTTGGGCGTGCGGCGCCAAAATTGCAGCTCCTTTTTGCGTCGTCTCGTACTGTTCCACACAGGACGTATTCAGAGTCTTACCCCATAGCTTGAAGTCGATTGGGATAGGCTGCCTCGATACCTGCCTTATGATCGTCGCTCATTCCGCGCTCCAGGTCATCAATCCACTCAAAGAACTCTGTCAGGTTGTTCAGGCTGAAAACGCGTACGCCATAGCGACCCTCGAGATTCACGCTTGGCTGGCGGACTAGGTCGGCCATTGGTTGGTCCATAAAAAACGCGTTGCAGTACGGAGCGTAAAGCGAAATGTGCTTGACATCCTCAAAGAAACCATTCAGTCGTTTACGAGCCTCTTCGCGGTTAGCATAAGCGCCTCGTTTCACCATAGCCTTCAGTGTTGCGTACATTCGAGCCGAGATATACAGATTCGGCACTTGTCGGAAGTGTTCCGACCTGAAGAACTCAGCGCATTGTTTAAGGCGCTCAGTCAACCCCTGGTCTTTCGGTAGCCAATGCAGCATTTGCTCGACAACCTGACTCACAATCGGGGAGTCCAGCATTGCTTGGGCGTCACCTCGGGCGAGCCGCTGTATCATAGTGATGTACGTGCTCAGGTAGTTATCGGCAACCGCCTGTACCTCTTGGGCGACGTCTTGGTCGAACGTTTGAGTGGAGGCTTGCCATCGATCAAACAGATCGATCAAGCCATCGACAGATTGCCCCTTCAAGAACCTATTGAGTTCGACGTCTTTGAAGTAATCAGGCACGTCAATACGGAAGTAATCGTCCCACTGGTCTAGTGGGCCTTCTATAGCGTCGTCATCCTCAAGTACATACCCCGAGGGCTCACCCTTAAGGAAAGCGCTCCAGGCCTTCGTGACCTGGGTGGTTTCGACGTCATAGTCCTGCTGGAACTTCGCACCACCCGATACCTCTTTGATGAACGCCAAGAGGTCGGTTTTATTGAATTCCTTATAACCTCGCCACTGATGGGTTTCGTCCTCGTGAATAGAGGAGTACGGCGCAACCAAAAGCTGCAGGCTCGCCGCTTTCTTCACTCGATCTGCCGCCTCTACAAATCGAGGGTCTCCGCCACGGAATGCGCTAGAAAAGAAGAATTGGTCCAGGTACAGGACCTTTTTTCGAATTTCCGGCAGCCAAACACTGATGTGATGCTTACAACGGAGGCATCCACGAAGAACGTGGTCGTCGCGGACGGACACGTTTCCGAAGCAGCTTTTCCCGTTGCAGCCGGGGCAATCTCCGAGAATATGGGTAACCAGCATCGTTGCCTCCAAGACGGTTTTCCGAAGATTCTGACACCAATGTGTTGGACATACGACTGAACACGCGGTTGCAATCGTTACTGCCTTCTGGTCGAGCTGGTACAAAAGTGGTACGGCAAGGATTTATTTTAGCTGTAGGCCTTTAAAACAAAGGCGTGTGAGATGAGTCGGTGCAATCCATTACTTACAGCTTGGCCACGGCAATCTTCGATGCTGATGCGGAATTCAGCTGGAGCTGCTGGGAAGGTCCGCTTTTGGCACGTAGCGGACGGTAGGCGCTACGGCGCAGGCGCACCATTTCGCTAGCGAGGGCATTTGTGAGGCGTCCATGTCAGCGCTACCCATCACAATTAGGTCATCCCGTCTAGGCGATGCGACGGCATCCAGCCCGCTAAATAAAGTCCAGAGCCCTAGCTGTCTAGGTATTCGTCCATGTCCAGTTCGGGAAACTTGCGCGTCATGAATTGCAGCGCATCCGGGTCACGGTTGTCCCGATAACGTCGTACGGCATTCAGGACATCGATTCCGCTCCACATCTCAGTCCATAGGATTTCAGGTTTGTGGCGCAGTAACACCTTCAGCGCTTCCAGAGAAGTACCGCCAAAATTGGTTACATGTCTTGCCGCTGAACAACCTTGACGGTCGACAGCGTCAATATCGGCTCCCGCCTGCAACAGGCGCTCCATGATCTCGGGGTGACGTCTGTTGGTCGCCCACATCAAGGGTGTCATTCCATGACAAAGCGGGTCCTTGAAGGGTTCGTCCGGATGCTTCCCGGCTGATAACAGCGCTTCGACCACTATCAGGTCACCCTTCATCGCCGCTAGGGCCAAGGTGCCATCCTCTGCATACATCCCGCCACGTCGCACTAGCTCCACAGCCAGGGCGGATTGATTGTAGCCGATGGCACAACGGACAGCGGATTCTCCCCATTCGCCACGCAGATAACGCAACCTCCACGGCTGCGCAAACTGCAACGCGGCTTGGTGATTGCCAAGTTCGATCTCTTGAAAAAGTCGAGAACGAATGGTTCGGCGAAACCAATGGTTCAAATGGTAAGAGTTCCAGTTTTCAGGAATAGTGAAAACGAAAGTTCTCCACCCAGGGATCCGTATAACGAAAACACTTGCCATTATGCACTCGGCGCTGAAATAGGTGGCCAGATGCTACCACCACACGTTGCAATCCAGAACCCTCAGCTTTTACACGCACTCCTGAAACACCTCATGTGTGCCGACGCAGCCGACGCGATGACGCATTACCAAAAGCGCAGGCCGATAGCAGCATCAGCGAGTTCATCTAAAAGTGTCGGCAGTTAGGCCGAATGGAAAAATGGTTGGTACGAAATTGGTACGAAAATCGTTGGCTTAGGATGAAACCCCTGTAAACGTTGGGTCGGGTGAAGAACCAGCCCAATCCATCATGGGTGCAACGCTGAAGCGACGGGAAGGCTCAGGGCGCGTGGTTGCTGGGTTAGAGCCTGGGTTTGTGGTCATATCGTTCAACGTGTCTTGTACCAAATTCAGCAATTTCGAGGGTGTTTGTAGCAAACCGAGGGCGCGACGTAGCAAAAGTCGGCGGCAGGAGATCGGTGATTGCCAGGGCAGGCGGCTAGTTTACCAAGAGAGCAGGGCATGCGTCTGGAAACAGATCGGATGGTCCTGCCGAGCGAGCGGGCATCTCTGCTGGCTGCTGGGACCCTTGTAGGAGCGGCCTTGTGTCGCGAAAGGGCTGCGCAGCAGCCCCAGGGGTTCAGCGCAGAGGCACAAATTGCTGGGGCTGCTGCGCAGCCCTTTCGCGACACAAGGCCGCTCCTACAGGGGGCCGCGCTGGCAGCCCCGGTCAGTGGTGCGTGCTATCCACTGCGATGCTTTCGCCGGAAACCTCAATGTATCTGGCGCTGCGGTTGGCGAGGGCATAGTGGATTAGCCCGCCCAGGCTCGCGCCGAAGAACCAGGAGAACTGCGACAGCGTATCGAACGCCGGCACCAGCGCCAGCACGATGGCGATCAGCGACGCCGGGATGAAGGCCGCTACGGCGCGCAGGTTGACCCCGCCGCGATAGTGATAGGCGGCCTCGCTGCTTTCGCTATACAGCTCCGGCAGGTTCACCCGGCTGCGGCGAACCAGGTAATAGTCGGTGACGATGATCCCGTACAGTGGGCCGAGCAGGGCGCCCAGGCCGCCGAGGAAATACACGATCACGGACGGGCTGTTGTACAGGTGCCAGGGCAGGATCAGCACGGCGATGCCGGCACTGAGCAAGCCAGCGCGGCGGAAGTTCAGCAGGTTCGGGGCCAGGTTGGTGAGTACGTAGGCCGGGGCGACGAAGTTGGCCATGATGTTCACCGCCACGGTGACGATCAGGAAGGCCAGGCAGGCCAGCACCAGGCCGGCGGTGCTAGGGATGGCTGCAACGATCTCGGTCGGGCCCTGCACCAGTTTGCCGTCGATGCTGAACTGCGCACCGGCGAGCACCACGGCGATCAGTGCGAAACCGAGCATGTTCACCGGCAGGCCCCAGAAGTTGCCCACGCTGATGGTACGCCGGTCCGGGCAGTTGCGGGTAAAGTCGCAGAAGTTGAGGATCATGGTGCCGTACAGCGAGACCCACAGCGCGGCGGCACCCAGTACCTTCAGCCACATCGTGGCGCCGGTCGGCGCGTTGCCGCTGGACCAGGAAATCGACAGGCCGCTGCGCCAGTACATCCAGCCCGCCAGGCCTGCGAAGGCGACTAGGATGATCGGTCCGGCGAAGGATTCGTAGCGGCGCACCATCTCCATTCCATAGGCGAAGATCGCCACCTGCACGCACCAGATGCCGAGGAAGGTGATCCAGCCCAGGGTCGACAGGCCGAGGATCGAGTTCTGGTCGTAGGGCTTGAGGTCGGGAGCGATGGCGGTGAGCAGCACGCGCAGCACTACCGAGGCGAGGTATGTCTGGATGCCGAACCAGGCGATGGCGATTACCGCGCGGATCAGTGCCGGGATCTGCGCACCATGGATGCCGAAGCTGATCCGGCACATGACGGGGTAGGGCAGGCCGGTCTTCTGCCCCATGTAGCCGGACAGGTTCATGAGGCCGTAGATCACCAGTGCGCCGAGCGCGAAGGCTGCGAGGATCTGTGCGCCGCTCATGCCCAGGGCGAAGAGGCCGATGGCGAAGGAATAGTTGGCGATGTTGTGCACATCGTTGGTCCACAGTGCAAACAGGCTGTAGCGGCCCCAGGTGCGATTTGCCGCGCGGGTCGGTGCAAGGTCGGCACTGTAAAGGCGCGGGCTCAACTCCAACTGAGTGGGCCCAGCCGTTTCGGCAGGGAGAACATCAAGCTGGCTGACACCGGAACGTGAAATTGACGCCATCGGGACTCCGTAACTCTTGTGTACTTTTATTTTTGGTTTTGTATACAAACAAGATTCGTACCAACCCGCCGAGCAGTTGGAGTTGGCGGTTCTCGGGCTTTTGTATCCTCTTCATTGGTCGCCGTCACATTTTATGCGAGCCTGGAGATGGGAAATTTGTACACACATATTGTGCGCATGTGTTACTGGCTGCGCCAAATATGGATACTTGTTCGGCGCCGCTGCCGGGCATCGGCAGCGAACGCCGGCTGGGTCAGAACGCGTACACCAACGTGGCCGTGGCGCTACGTGGGCTGCCGTACCAGCCACGTGAGCCGATCGCCGTGTAGTAGGTCTTGTCAAACAGGTTGTCGAGGTTCAGCGAGACGCTGGTTTGCGGCGTGAAGGCATATTGCGCCATCAGGTTGACCACGCTGTAGGCGCCTTGGGTGAAGGTCTCTTTGTTGGGGCCTGCGTTTTTCTCGTACTCCGATCCTTGCCAGCGCACACCGCCGCCCACTTTCAGTTGCGGCAGTGACTGCAGGCGGTAGCTGGTGAACAGTTTGAGGGTGTCGCGGGGCACTTCGGTGAGCAGGCGGTCGCCATCCGAGTTCTTGCTCACGGCATAGGTGTAGCTGGCCGATACTTGCCAGTCAGGCAGGATCTCGCCCGCCATTTCCATTTCGAAACCGCGGGTCTTGGTGCCGGACTCGGCCCGGTAGGCCTGGTTGCCGTCCGGCGCCTGGACGTCGCCGTCCGCCACGGCCAGGTTGTCCTGGTGCACTTCGAACACGCTGAGTGCAGCAGTCAGGCGCTTGTCCCAGAACTCGCTTTTCAGGCCCAGCTCGTAGTTCACGCCCTCCAACGGATCGATGTAGCTGCCCGATGCAGTCTGTTTGTCTTGCGGGTTGAAGATGGTGGTGTAGCTGGCATAGGCCGACCAGTTGTCGTTGATGTCGTAAACCAGCCCGATGTAAGGGGTGACGACCCCGGTTTCGCTGCGCGAGGTGTGTTTGGTTTCACCGCTCGCCAACTGCTCCTCGGTTTCGTCACGTCGCCAGTCGATCACCCGTGCGCCGGTAATCAGCGACAGGTCATCGGCCAGGCTCCAGCGCACCGAAGCCACCAGGCCGTCCTGGGTTTCGTCCAGCGCATTTTCCGTCGTCTTGTTGTGGATGGCGTCAGGTACCGGCAACGAGCCATCCCAGTCATGGATGTTGTCGATGTCCTGCCAGGTCCACAGATGGTAGCCGTCGTTGCGGTAGTAGGCCCGGTAGTGGCTGAGCCCGACGTACGCCTGGTGCTCGCGCGACAGCACTTCGAACGGGCCCGTAGCCGACAGGTCGAACGAGGTCTGCCGAGGTTCGCCTGCCCAACGGCCAGTCCAGGTCTGGATGCCGCTGCCATCAGGTTTGACGGTGCCGCTGGCGGCGGTGGCAAATACGTCGTCATAGCTTCGGCGACTGTGCTCAGCATTGAATTTCAGGTGCCAGCCGTTGGCCAGGTCGTGATCCAGGGTGGTGAACAGGGTCTTGGTGCGACGCTTGTGGTAGCTCCAGTCCGAGGCCGAGTTGAACGAGCGGGAAGGGCTGAAGTGACTGCCATCGGAGTTGAACATCGGGAAGCCGTGGTTACCGGCGCCGTCGTTGTCCATTTCCTGATACTCCGCCCCCACGGTCAGCATCGTGCTGTCGGTGATGTCCCATTCCAGCACTCCATAGCCCACCTGCCGTTCCAGGGACTGGCGGTCGACGTAGCTCTGGCTGTCG
Encoded here:
- a CDS encoding tyrosine-type recombinase/integrase; translation: MELVWATEDLVIAGRPYPGFPILLWDTMDSCVPANEFFRHYLLRGAIGSRKSWPSTGRALYDFFSFLQVHELDWRDVERGEAKSVVGAYRDYSLVDCKLASSTTRQRLHYVCKFYEYAQQQGWVSRLPFGYEERTVKRVLGFLAHVDAGGAKAMVNDVMPRKHRALPKFLSMDEIKALLATQENPHHRMMIRLGLQTGLRREEIASFPLAYIFDPDKAGRRERNIRIRLDPHDGHGMRTKGSKPRDIYISRRFLADLHRYVVQVRGERASLSRTKHETLFLNQFGEPYSDDGKRVARIVRETGKRAGIRVHTHMLRHTYATHTLVTLQRNRAGADPLVFVQRQLGHSSIQTTMVYLHLVNELADDAVLAYDDELNEGLERSNGQTQGIQ
- the umuC gene encoding translesion error-prone DNA polymerase V subunit UmuC, whose amino-acid sequence is MSFLTFSKPRNNSFYASCERVFRPDLAKTPIVVLSNNDGCVIARSYDAKPFVKMGEPYFQCKDTLQRHGIVAFSSNYALYGDMSERVMSLIESMVPAAEVYSIDECFADLTGVQGSLTEFGRQVRAKVLKCTGIPVGVGIAPTKTLAKLANHTAKRLQAQTGGVVDICDPFKRDWVLRNTEVKEVWGIGRRMTVHLEAMGIRTAMDLTKTDPWTLRQKFSVVVEKTARELAGTPCLDLEETAPPKQEICCSRMFGKRLTELATIKQAVASYAGRAAEKLRAQGSVCKRMRVSIRTGMFNPDEAKYAKGVLVELPYPTNDTLLLTRAATEAVEQVYRPRYRFSKAEVLLMDLRQPGEFTDDMFAVTQPVACDRLMSVLDEINGKYGRGTMRSASVPRTPDWGMRREMMSRSYTTRIDQLWRVR
- a CDS encoding AAA family ATPase; the encoded protein is MLFKSTLPYKGFFLENPVEIDSPVAVLTGKNGAGKTRFLEAARSAMQVTDGGRFIPSANIAYVPSTTMQGRISNGYARDEHHTRLAMVVGWFNSQKEVFASPYRDEPHYNQMNPGAPYNFEQMYKCFASIARKLGKSVGELTEEEIKFNFEGGFQIFDGLDIGNVCNDYIRRKRTNLFEKWRGENYGGKSIYLELPEFVRSFGEPPWLLFNDVLNEIFDGKIGIDPPNDEMGDDVFNPVLKDVSTGQEIPLDGLSSGEKSLLWLATVMFKLKYRSELTSGVPELILLDEPDAFLHPKMVVKFYSVIQRVAESFHCKIIFTTHSPTTVALAPDECVYRVSSKAIVLTEKDEALADLLDGVTQISLNSRNRREVFVESKGDMDAYRYIYDKIKSRFPSVDSKISLSFLVAGPKMPPSQVEVKVGQYLRGIEKEELRRFTEELNGVGDCGQVIAMVESLSFAGNSTVRGIVDWDLKNKPVRNVVVAGCGLYYTIENIMLNPLYVLRLLYGHSPHKYDLAKYCGVQVSVREWMERVELLQASIDNFILEFRGSPNAQDVSIELLGGYVLKLDLEYLTCNGHELMARVIARYQELKSLNGREGGVLFALVKSMVDDFGWEFVPACFDKIFSSLQK
- a CDS encoding ankyrin repeat domain-containing protein, which translates into the protein MNHWFRRTIRSRLFQEIELGNHQAALQFAQPWRLRYLRGEWGESAVRCAIGYNQSALAVELVRRGGMYAEDGTLALAAMKGDLIVVEALLSAGKHPDEPFKDPLCHGMTPLMWATNRRHPEIMERLLQAGADIDAVDRQGCSAARHVTNFGGTSLEALKVLLRHKPEILWTEMWSGIDVLNAVRRYRDNRDPDALQFMTRKFPELDMDEYLDS
- a CDS encoding NCS1 family nucleobase:cation symporter-1, which codes for MASISRSGVSQLDVLPAETAGPTQLELSPRLYSADLAPTRAANRTWGRYSLFALWTNDVHNIANYSFAIGLFALGMSGAQILAAFALGALVIYGLMNLSGYMGQKTGLPYPVMCRISFGIHGAQIPALIRAVIAIAWFGIQTYLASVVLRVLLTAIAPDLKPYDQNSILGLSTLGWITFLGIWCVQVAIFAYGMEMVRRYESFAGPIILVAFAGLAGWMYWRSGLSISWSSGNAPTGATMWLKVLGAAALWVSLYGTMILNFCDFTRNCPDRRTISVGNFWGLPVNMLGFALIAVVLAGAQFSIDGKLVQGPTEIVAAIPSTAGLVLACLAFLIVTVAVNIMANFVAPAYVLTNLAPNLLNFRRAGLLSAGIAVLILPWHLYNSPSVIVYFLGGLGALLGPLYGIIVTDYYLVRRSRVNLPELYSESSEAAYHYRGGVNLRAVAAFIPASLIAIVLALVPAFDTLSQFSWFFGASLGGLIHYALANRSARYIEVSGESIAVDSTHH
- a CDS encoding TonB-dependent siderophore receptor, coding for MSACFSPPAFSIRQAALVASLSGSLLASANAWAVPVSYSIPAGPLGAAINQFATASGVTVSVSNEEIAGQRSEGLQGSYELEQGLAQLLQGSGLQVLQAGDKHYMLARPSQDGTMELAATTVSSVGLGATTEGTGSYTTGSANTATGLRLSARETPQSISVVTRQQIEDQNLNDVAQVLEQTPGVVVDSMGPAGSDANHIYVRGFEVGTIQVDGLNRPDSFGFRDDLADMVSYDRVEVVRGATGLMSGTGDPGATVNLIRKKPTFETQRKLTLKAGSWDTYRTELDVSGKLSESGNVRGRLVASNTDSQSYVDRQSLERQVGYGVLEWDITDSTMLTVGAEYQEMDNDGAGNHGFPMFNSDGSHFSPSRSFNSASDWSYHKRRTKTLFTTLDHDLANGWHLKFNAEHSRRSYDDVFATAASGTVKPDGSGIQTWTGRWAGEPRQTSFDLSATGPFEVLSREHQAYVGLSHYRAYYRNDGYHLWTWQDIDNIHDWDGSLPVPDAIHNKTTENALDETQDGLVASVRWSLADDLSLITGARVIDWRRDETEEQLASGETKHTSRSETGVVTPYIGLVYDINDNWSAYASYTTIFNPQDKQTASGSYIDPLEGVNYELGLKSEFWDKRLTAALSVFEVHQDNLAVADGDVQAPDGNQAYRAESGTKTRGFEMEMAGEILPDWQVSASYTYAVSKNSDGDRLLTEVPRDTLKLFTSYRLQSLPQLKVGGGVRWQGSEYEKNAGPNKETFTQGAYSVVNLMAQYAFTPQTSVSLNLDNLFDKTYYTAIGSRGWYGSPRSATATLVYAF